The proteins below come from a single Piscinibacter gummiphilus genomic window:
- a CDS encoding DUF3106 domain-containing protein, with protein sequence MAQTTSIPSNTKGAQAAPAGGVTWSSLSPSQRQALRPLEAEWGRIDSPRRSKWLEIADRFPTMSPAEQARVQTRMTEWATLTPRERGQARMNFREAQQVPAQERKAKWDEYNALPPEKRQQLAAKAVPPARKPNNDVTADSSRKSNVVPNPSYAPKPKPVAPTVAQARPGATTNLITKRPNPPAHQPAGLPKIAVTSGFVDQSTLLPKRGPQGAATRSAAAPASAPSRQ encoded by the coding sequence GTGGCCCAGACCACTTCGATCCCATCGAACACCAAAGGTGCGCAGGCGGCTCCTGCGGGTGGCGTGACCTGGTCTTCCCTCAGCCCCAGCCAGCGGCAGGCGCTGCGCCCGCTCGAAGCCGAGTGGGGCCGCATCGACAGCCCGCGCCGCTCGAAGTGGCTGGAGATCGCCGACCGCTTTCCCACGATGTCGCCCGCCGAACAGGCCCGCGTGCAGACTCGCATGACGGAATGGGCCACGCTGACACCGCGCGAGCGCGGCCAGGCCCGCATGAATTTCCGCGAAGCCCAACAGGTGCCTGCCCAGGAGCGCAAGGCCAAGTGGGACGAGTACAACGCGCTGCCCCCTGAGAAGCGCCAGCAACTCGCGGCCAAGGCCGTGCCGCCTGCGCGCAAGCCGAACAACGACGTCACCGCCGACTCGAGCCGGAAGTCGAACGTGGTGCCTAACCCGTCCTACGCCCCCAAGCCTAAGCCAGTCGCCCCCACGGTTGCGCAGGCCCGCCCTGGCGCCACCACCAACCTGATCACGAAGCGGCCGAACCCACCCGCCCATCAACCCGCGGGCCTGCCGAAGATCGCGGTGACCTCGGGCTTCGTCGATCAATCGACCTTGCTGCCCAAGCGTGGCCCGCAAGGTGCAGCGACCCGATCCGCCGCGGCTCCCGCCTCAGCGCCTTCCCGCCAATGA
- a CDS encoding DUF3619 family protein — protein sequence MNRTELRPYAPAELEALEARLALRMTARLTEKAAELPQDVTERLRFAREQALQCAQAARSTTSAASATVVNGNGNLTLGAPAGSGWWMQLAAWLPLVALVGGLVLIQRLHTQSQIAAAAEIDASILADDLPPAAYSDPGFVEFLKTPRD from the coding sequence ATGAACCGCACCGAACTTCGTCCTTACGCACCCGCCGAGCTGGAAGCCCTTGAGGCCCGGCTTGCTCTGCGCATGACCGCTCGGCTGACGGAAAAGGCCGCCGAGCTGCCGCAAGACGTGACCGAGCGGCTGCGCTTCGCTCGCGAGCAGGCTCTGCAGTGCGCCCAGGCAGCTCGTTCCACCACGAGCGCGGCTTCTGCCACCGTGGTCAACGGCAACGGCAACCTCACGTTGGGTGCCCCCGCAGGCTCCGGCTGGTGGATGCAGCTTGCCGCATGGTTGCCGCTGGTGGCGTTGGTAGGCGGTCTGGTGCTGATCCAGCGTCTGCACACGCAGAGCCAGATTGCGGCTGCGGCTGAGATCGACGCGTCCATCCTCGCAGACGACCTTCCCCCCGCGGCCTACAGCGATCCCGGCTTCGTGGAGTTTCTGAAAACTCCTCGCGATTGA